The Rhodothermus profundi genome includes a window with the following:
- a CDS encoding sigma-54 interaction domain-containing protein → MDREAIQQRFGIIGQSAAIRHVIDRARMVARTDITVLLQGESGVGKELIAHAIHGMSPRRHGPFVIVNCGAIPEGLIESELFGAEKGAYTGAVERRKGYFEEADGGTIFLDEIGEMPLAAQVRLLRVLETGEFTRVGSSRPIKTDVRIIAATNKDLARAVRTGHFREDLYYRISTVIIEIPPLRERREDIIPLFEYFLHRAAQRYSTPLRRLDEGARQLLLRYHWPGNVRELRNVAEQVAVLLPKTTITAEDLRPLLRGVSAGRSLMPVSRPSEQSGDPRERELIYRLLLELRFDMHEVKALLHRLVAGQMRRPEQLPAPSEEPAFRSPSSWTEAEDVDFVEEVPFEEELDYESVDTASSWEPEAGRLPDTASEKSKMENVEQSPASGLLNGERLPTLAEAERMLIVEALKRYGGNRRQAARALGISERTLYRKLKEIDEAL, encoded by the coding sequence ATGGATCGAGAGGCGATTCAACAGCGCTTTGGCATCATCGGGCAATCGGCGGCCATCCGGCATGTGATTGACCGGGCTCGCATGGTAGCCCGCACGGACATTACGGTCCTGTTGCAGGGCGAAAGTGGGGTAGGGAAAGAACTGATTGCGCATGCCATCCATGGGATGAGCCCGCGTCGCCATGGGCCTTTCGTGATTGTTAACTGCGGAGCCATCCCAGAAGGATTAATCGAATCAGAGCTGTTTGGAGCGGAAAAAGGCGCCTACACGGGAGCGGTCGAGCGCCGCAAGGGATACTTCGAAGAAGCAGACGGCGGCACTATTTTCTTGGACGAAATTGGAGAAATGCCGCTGGCCGCCCAGGTCCGGCTGCTGCGCGTGCTGGAAACCGGCGAGTTTACGCGCGTAGGCTCCAGCCGTCCTATCAAAACCGACGTGCGGATCATTGCGGCCACAAACAAAGATCTAGCCCGGGCTGTCCGCACCGGCCACTTTCGGGAAGATCTGTACTACCGAATCAGCACGGTTATTATTGAAATTCCGCCCCTCCGGGAACGGCGCGAGGACATCATTCCCCTGTTTGAATATTTCCTGCATCGCGCCGCGCAGCGCTATAGCACCCCGCTACGCCGGCTGGATGAGGGCGCCCGCCAGTTGCTGCTGCGCTATCACTGGCCGGGGAATGTGCGTGAGCTGCGCAACGTGGCCGAACAGGTGGCCGTACTGCTGCCCAAAACAACCATCACGGCCGAAGACCTGCGACCTCTGCTGCGTGGCGTGAGCGCCGGACGTAGCCTGATGCCGGTCAGCCGTCCGTCAGAGCAATCGGGCGATCCTCGCGAGCGGGAACTGATTTACCGCCTGCTGCTGGAACTCCGGTTCGACATGCACGAAGTCAAGGCGTTGCTGCATCGGCTGGTTGCTGGCCAGATGCGGCGCCCCGAGCAACTTCCAGCACCTTCCGAAGAGCCCGCCTTCCGGTCGCCCTCCTCCTGGACAGAGGCAGAGGATGTGGATTTTGTCGAAGAAGTGCCTTTCGAAGAGGAACTCGACTATGAGTCGGTAGACACAGCCTCCTCCTGGGAGCCCGAAGCTGGCCGCCTCCCCGACACGGCTTCAGAAAAGAGCAAAATGGAAAATGTCGAGCAGTCTCCAGCTTCTGGATTACTGAACGGCGAGCGGCTGCCGACATTGGCTGAGGCTGAGCGAATGCTGATTGTGGAAGCGCTCAAGCGCTACGGTGGCAATCGGCGGCAGGCTGCCCGGGCCCTGGGCATCAGCGAGCGTACGCTCTATCGCAAGCTGAAGGAGATCGATGAGGCGCTGTAA
- the miaB gene encoding tRNA (N6-isopentenyl adenosine(37)-C2)-methylthiotransferase MiaB, translated as MDLIQDLEILDDLDAPKLTAEETEGARKVYIETYGCQMNVSDSEIVAAILRAHGYGLTRDPEQADVVLLNTCAIREHAEQKVRHRLDVFRAHKRKRRPGLRIGVLGCMAERLRHKLLEEEQLVDLVVGPDAYRDLPRLLEEAETTGQAAVNVQLSREETYADIAPVRYDSNGVTAYVSIMRGCDNMCAFCVVPFTRGRERSRPVQSILDECARLVEEGYREVTVLGQNVNSYRYTENGTVITFPELLYRISLISPELRVRYSTSHPKDCSDELLHVHRERHNVCNYIHLPVQHGNTNVLRRMRRTYTREQYLALVARARRIVPGISLSTDIIAGFCGETEAEHQDTLSLLEEVRFDHAYMFLYSERPGTYAARKYKDDVPLAVKKRRLQEIIALQTRISLENNQKEIGRVHTVLVEGPSKRSPEQLCGRTDTNKMVVFDRQDFRPGEYVRVRITDCTSATLLGEPLGRTTLSESAQAAPTLV; from the coding sequence ATGGACCTGATTCAGGATCTGGAAATTCTGGATGACCTGGACGCGCCCAAGCTGACGGCTGAAGAGACGGAGGGAGCGCGGAAGGTGTACATCGAGACCTATGGCTGCCAGATGAACGTCTCCGACTCAGAGATTGTGGCAGCCATCCTGCGGGCGCATGGCTATGGGCTGACGCGCGATCCGGAGCAGGCCGATGTGGTGCTGCTCAACACGTGCGCCATTCGGGAGCATGCCGAACAGAAGGTGCGGCATCGGCTCGACGTTTTTCGGGCGCACAAGCGAAAGCGGCGGCCTGGCCTGCGCATTGGGGTGCTGGGCTGCATGGCTGAGCGGCTGCGGCACAAGCTGCTCGAAGAAGAGCAGCTTGTAGACCTGGTCGTGGGCCCTGATGCGTACCGCGACCTGCCGCGCCTGCTGGAAGAGGCTGAGACAACCGGGCAGGCCGCTGTAAACGTCCAGCTCTCCCGCGAGGAAACCTACGCTGACATCGCCCCGGTACGCTACGATTCCAACGGGGTAACCGCCTACGTGTCGATCATGCGCGGCTGCGACAACATGTGCGCCTTCTGCGTGGTGCCCTTTACACGCGGGCGCGAGCGCAGCCGGCCGGTGCAGAGCATCCTGGACGAATGTGCCCGCCTGGTAGAGGAAGGCTACCGGGAAGTAACGGTACTGGGGCAAAACGTAAACTCATACCGCTACACCGAAAACGGTACGGTCATTACCTTCCCGGAGCTGCTCTATCGCATCAGTCTCATCTCGCCGGAGCTGCGCGTGCGCTATTCGACCAGTCATCCCAAGGATTGCTCCGATGAACTATTGCATGTGCACCGCGAACGGCACAACGTGTGCAACTATATCCACCTGCCTGTGCAGCACGGAAACACCAACGTGCTCCGGCGCATGCGCCGCACCTATACGCGCGAGCAATACCTGGCACTGGTAGCGCGAGCGCGCCGCATCGTACCCGGCATTTCGCTCTCGACCGACATTATTGCGGGCTTCTGCGGCGAGACCGAAGCAGAGCATCAGGACACGCTCTCGTTGCTGGAAGAGGTGCGATTCGATCATGCCTATATGTTTCTCTACTCGGAGCGACCGGGCACCTATGCAGCGCGTAAGTACAAGGACGATGTCCCGCTGGCAGTGAAAAAACGGCGCCTTCAGGAGATTATCGCGCTGCAGACGCGCATTTCGCTGGAAAACAATCAGAAAGAAATCGGTCGCGTGCATACCGTACTGGTAGAGGGCCCCAGCAAGCGGAGTCCGGAGCAACTCTGCGGACGCACCGACACCAACAAAATGGTGGTCTTTGACCGCCAGGATTTCCGCCCGGGCGAGTACGTGCGCGTGCGCATTACCGACTGCACATCGGCTACGCTGCTGGGTGAGCCGCTGGGCCGCACCACGTTGAGCGAGTCGGCGCAGGCAGCACCAACCCTGGTATAA
- a CDS encoding riboflavin synthase, giving the protein MANNKHACSVFTGIIEEVGHIARIEPLKGGRRLIVRAKFARALRPDQSVAVNGVCLTVVAADAQTFTVEVVEETLRKTTLGHLTEGQPVNLERALLANGRLDGHLVQGHVDTTGEIIGVEAEATGRLYHIRFPRSFRPYLIPTGSIAIDGISLTVARLAEETLTVAIIPHTFQKTNVSTWQPGTPVNLEFDMIGKYVIGWLTHGRDPKAVGLRSSSPLESA; this is encoded by the coding sequence ATGGCTAACAATAAACATGCCTGCTCCGTGTTTACCGGAATCATCGAAGAAGTCGGGCATATCGCTCGGATAGAGCCCCTGAAGGGGGGGCGGCGTTTGATCGTTCGGGCAAAATTTGCCCGGGCGTTACGTCCTGACCAGAGCGTAGCAGTCAATGGGGTCTGTCTGACGGTAGTGGCAGCCGATGCGCAGACGTTTACGGTGGAAGTAGTAGAAGAGACGCTGCGTAAAACAACGCTAGGGCACTTAACCGAAGGCCAGCCGGTCAATCTAGAACGAGCCCTGCTGGCCAATGGGCGGCTTGATGGCCATTTGGTGCAGGGACACGTCGATACAACCGGAGAAATCATCGGGGTGGAAGCAGAGGCTACGGGCCGACTCTACCATATCCGCTTTCCTCGTTCATTTCGGCCTTACCTGATTCCCACCGGATCCATTGCCATTGACGGCATTAGCCTCACGGTTGCTCGGCTTGCGGAAGAAACGCTTACCGTTGCCATTATTCCGCATACGTTTCAGAAAACCAATGTGTCTACCTGGCAGCCGGGCACCCCGGTCAATCTCGAATTCGATATGATTGGCAAGTATGTGATTGGCTGGCTAACGCATGGCCGGGACCCGAAAGCGGTTGGCCTGCGTTCATCTTCTCCGCTGGAAAGCGCTTAA
- a CDS encoding HDOD domain-containing protein, with translation MSASIPEYIYESVRSLPPLPAAVERLLAMSREPEVDFRKVSQVIESDPALTARILRAANSAFYGVSRRVQTVRQAIVLLGHEVIINLALGVSVLNLKRNLLKQWPGDPAAFWRHSLSVALLARELARQLKLADSEGAFVAGLLHDIGKLVLLSHHGVVYAQALLAARQSPDPLFLLERELFDVDHAAAGYALCQHWNLPEALAQAVAEHHAEEPPASGTIAELVYDANELIKRLGLGDSGNAFTTLQTGPLPPHRRLTFDRLRELIKQLVKELEHTEAILEGPSHREALPTLPSRSRGLVHLHLRDPQLVDLLRIVLWAMGYDALVVGDTESVSVSAPRLLGLIADESVPATRRFAYEQRGIPVITDLIPPHTVHVDLSALRRRLIQALNHPAAVDASQSPVIAHKQ, from the coding sequence ATGTCGGCTTCAATCCCGGAATACATCTACGAAAGCGTTCGTTCGCTTCCGCCCCTGCCCGCCGCGGTGGAACGTCTGCTGGCCATGTCCCGCGAACCGGAGGTGGATTTCCGGAAGGTTTCGCAAGTTATCGAATCCGATCCGGCCCTGACTGCCCGCATCCTGCGGGCTGCCAACTCAGCGTTTTATGGGGTCTCGCGGCGCGTTCAGACGGTGCGGCAGGCTATCGTACTGCTGGGACATGAGGTGATTATTAACCTGGCGCTGGGCGTTTCGGTGCTGAATCTCAAACGCAATCTGCTGAAACAGTGGCCCGGCGATCCGGCAGCCTTCTGGCGGCACAGTCTGAGTGTAGCCCTGCTGGCGCGTGAGCTTGCGCGCCAGCTCAAGCTGGCCGATAGCGAAGGCGCCTTTGTAGCCGGTCTGCTGCACGACATTGGTAAGCTGGTGTTGCTCTCCCATCACGGGGTCGTCTATGCCCAGGCGTTGCTGGCTGCTCGCCAGAGTCCGGATCCGCTTTTTCTGTTAGAACGCGAACTATTTGACGTTGACCATGCCGCAGCCGGCTATGCGCTGTGCCAGCACTGGAATCTGCCCGAAGCCCTGGCGCAGGCTGTCGCCGAACATCACGCAGAAGAACCCCCAGCCAGCGGCACCATTGCCGAACTGGTCTATGATGCGAATGAGCTAATTAAACGGTTGGGATTGGGCGACAGTGGCAACGCGTTCACCACGCTTCAAACTGGTCCGCTGCCTCCCCACCGTCGGCTTACGTTTGATCGGCTGCGTGAGCTGATTAAACAGCTTGTTAAAGAGCTAGAGCATACGGAAGCCATCCTGGAGGGCCCTTCACATCGTGAAGCATTGCCCACGCTTCCCAGCCGTTCACGCGGACTGGTCCACCTGCACCTGCGAGATCCTCAGCTTGTCGATTTGCTGCGCATTGTGCTCTGGGCCATGGGCTATGACGCCCTCGTGGTGGGCGATACCGAATCGGTGTCTGTTTCGGCCCCTCGCCTGTTAGGGCTGATTGCCGATGAATCCGTCCCGGCAACCCGACGCTTTGCCTATGAACAGCGGGGCATTCCGGTCATAACCGATCTTATCCCGCCTCACACGGTCCACGTCGATCTTTCAGCCCTGCGGCGGCGGCTGATCCAGGCGCTTAACCATCCGGCTGCGGTCGACGCTTCACAGAGTCCAGTTATAGCCCATAAACAATAA
- the ribD gene encoding bifunctional diaminohydroxyphosphoribosylaminopyrimidine deaminase/5-amino-6-(5-phosphoribosylamino)uracil reductase RibD, with amino-acid sequence MDAGWALAAGLHPGDLTARTEAERFMVRCLALAFRGAGRVSPNPMVGAVLVGADGRVLAEGWHDQYGGPHAERVAIETALHQHGPEALRQATLYVNLEPCAHYGKTPPCADFILAHRIPRVVVGMVDPFPKVAGQGIARLRAHGVQVEVGVLEAACRRFNEAFVHHVQTGRPLVTLKIAQTLDGFVATRTGHSRWISGEAARRLVHQWRAVLDGVLVGSGTAAADDPALTVRHVEGRQPIRIVLDRTGTLAPTLRLFTDAYAASTIAVVGPGVRPPYAASLEQAGGRLWEVPLHQGHLDLQALLERLGREGGREGRPLQSLLVEAGPRLATALLQQHLVDRFFVFISPRLFGSGVPVLCDLNVRAVPEGRRFDTYRWTAVGPDLLFMGYNWTL; translated from the coding sequence ATGGATGCTGGATGGGCCCTCGCGGCCGGACTACATCCAGGAGATCTGACGGCTCGCACCGAAGCAGAACGCTTCATGGTGCGCTGCCTGGCCCTGGCGTTTCGCGGGGCCGGTCGCGTCAGTCCGAATCCCATGGTAGGGGCCGTGCTGGTAGGGGCCGACGGAAGGGTGCTGGCAGAGGGGTGGCACGACCAGTACGGCGGGCCTCATGCCGAGCGAGTGGCCATTGAGACCGCTCTGCATCAGCATGGTCCTGAGGCGCTCCGTCAGGCAACGCTCTACGTCAATCTGGAACCATGCGCCCACTATGGCAAGACGCCGCCCTGCGCCGATTTTATCCTGGCACACCGAATTCCGCGGGTCGTAGTGGGCATGGTCGATCCTTTTCCCAAAGTAGCCGGACAGGGCATTGCCCGGCTGCGCGCGCATGGGGTGCAGGTAGAAGTAGGAGTGCTGGAGGCTGCCTGCCGTCGGTTCAACGAAGCATTCGTGCACCACGTGCAGACCGGACGCCCGCTTGTTACGCTCAAAATAGCTCAGACGCTGGATGGGTTTGTGGCCACCCGGACCGGACATTCGCGCTGGATTTCAGGAGAGGCAGCGCGGCGCCTGGTGCATCAATGGCGGGCTGTGCTGGATGGGGTGCTGGTCGGAAGCGGCACGGCGGCTGCCGACGATCCGGCGCTGACCGTGCGGCATGTCGAAGGGCGCCAGCCGATCCGAATTGTGCTGGACCGGACCGGAACCCTTGCTCCCACCCTCCGTCTGTTTACCGATGCCTATGCAGCCAGTACAATTGCTGTGGTAGGCCCTGGCGTGCGACCGCCCTACGCGGCCTCGCTGGAGCAAGCTGGCGGACGACTCTGGGAAGTACCCCTGCACCAGGGCCACCTGGACCTGCAGGCACTGCTCGAGCGGTTGGGGCGTGAGGGAGGACGGGAGGGACGTCCGTTGCAGTCGCTGCTGGTAGAAGCGGGCCCGCGGCTGGCAACGGCGCTGCTGCAGCAGCATCTGGTGGATCGGTTCTTTGTGTTTATAAGTCCCCGGCTCTTTGGATCTGGCGTGCCCGTGCTGTGCGATCTGAACGTGCGCGCCGTGCCTGAAGGGCGGCGCTTTGACACATATCGCTGGACAGCAGTCGGCCCCGACTTATTGTTTATGGGCTATAACTGGACTCTGTGA
- a CDS encoding FAD-binding oxidoreductase, with amino-acid sequence MNEEQEVGQGLRQLRVTGEVCRPGTSSYEAARAIWNAMIDRHPALIVRCQTTEDVVQCVRFAREHDQLLAIRGGGHNIAGNALCEGGIVIDLSRMRTVQVDPQQRRATVAGGATLGDLDAATQTYGLAVPVGINSTTGVAGLTLGGGFGWLSRKYGMTVDSLEAAEVVTASGEVLQVDANHHPDLFWALRGGGGNFGVVTHFTFRLYPLGPEVLCGLMVFPGEEALSVLQRYRAFAARAPEELAVWIVMRQAPPLPFLPESVHGRPVIVLALCYAGNPDEGERLIEPLRAFGTLLGEHVGVQPYVNWQQAFDPLLTPGARNYWKSHNLEVLEDSFFEELVDALAQLPSAECELFVGALGGATGRPDPAATAYPHRKARFVMNVHSRWREAADDARCIRWARRVFHRTAPFASGGAYVNFIPADESDALQRAYGDNYARLAQIKRQYDPHNLFRVNQNIHPASA; translated from the coding sequence ATGAACGAAGAACAGGAGGTAGGACAGGGACTGAGGCAACTCCGGGTAACGGGAGAGGTGTGCCGACCGGGCACGTCTTCGTATGAGGCAGCACGTGCTATCTGGAACGCGATGATCGATCGGCATCCAGCGCTTATCGTGCGTTGCCAGACGACCGAGGATGTGGTGCAGTGTGTGCGTTTTGCCCGCGAGCACGACCAGTTGTTGGCTATTCGAGGAGGCGGCCATAACATTGCTGGCAATGCGCTGTGCGAGGGTGGGATTGTGATTGATCTTTCCCGCATGCGTACGGTGCAGGTCGATCCACAACAACGACGGGCTACCGTGGCGGGAGGAGCTACGCTGGGCGATCTGGATGCGGCCACGCAGACCTACGGACTGGCCGTGCCGGTCGGCATTAACTCGACCACGGGCGTGGCCGGACTCACGCTGGGGGGCGGCTTTGGATGGCTCAGTCGCAAGTATGGTATGACGGTGGACAGCCTGGAGGCGGCTGAAGTGGTGACGGCTTCCGGTGAAGTTCTTCAGGTCGATGCCAACCATCATCCTGATCTGTTCTGGGCGCTGCGTGGGGGTGGAGGTAACTTCGGGGTGGTGACTCATTTCACGTTTCGGCTCTATCCGCTAGGGCCCGAGGTGTTATGTGGACTGATGGTATTTCCCGGCGAGGAGGCACTGTCTGTACTGCAGCGTTACCGGGCGTTTGCAGCCCGGGCTCCAGAGGAACTGGCCGTCTGGATCGTGATGCGACAGGCGCCCCCGTTGCCATTTCTTCCGGAGTCGGTGCATGGCCGACCGGTGATCGTTCTGGCCCTCTGTTATGCGGGCAATCCGGACGAAGGAGAACGGCTGATCGAGCCGCTGCGTGCTTTTGGCACGTTGCTGGGAGAGCATGTCGGAGTACAGCCCTATGTCAACTGGCAACAGGCCTTCGATCCACTGTTGACGCCAGGCGCGCGCAACTACTGGAAATCGCACAATCTTGAGGTACTGGAGGATTCGTTCTTCGAGGAGCTGGTGGACGCGCTGGCGCAGCTTCCTTCTGCAGAGTGTGAGCTATTTGTTGGCGCGCTCGGGGGCGCAACCGGTCGGCCCGATCCGGCAGCCACGGCCTATCCCCACCGGAAAGCCCGCTTCGTGATGAATGTCCACAGTCGCTGGCGGGAAGCTGCTGATGATGCCCGGTGCATTCGGTGGGCCCGTCGGGTTTTTCACCGAACGGCACCTTTTGCCAGCGGAGGGGCTTATGTCAATTTTATTCCGGCGGACGAGTCCGATGCCCTGCAACGGGCCTACGGGGACAACTATGCCCGTCTGGCGCAGATAAAACGCCAGTACGACCCGCACAACCTCTTCCGGGTGAACCAGAATATCCACCCGGCTTCCGCCTGA